TGCATTCCCATTGCTATTGCAGGCGGATCTGCGGCTTTGGTCCAAAAAATATTATTAAATCAGAGCTGGCAGCGCGGCGGGATCTTGTTTCGTCGTCTTGCAGGGATTTTAATTGCATCAATGGGTGTATATTTTGTTATTCAGCCATTTGTGAATTAATCTTTAGTAATATAATTCATCTGCTTCATCTTTTCCATATCAATAAAAGACCCCATTGCGGTCAACATTGTTTTGAACCCGAGTTTTTCATAAAAACCCTCTTTACCGGGCACAGCGTACAGAATGACATTTTGATTTTGCAGTTTCTCCATAAGACCATTCATGATCAGCCTGCCGACTCCTTTATTTTGATATTCAGGTAATAAACACAGATCGTAAATTGCAGCACACGTAACCCCGTCTGAAAGAGCACGTCCAAAGCCGATTAAGCGTTCTGAGTCATATGCAAAGCAGACAACAGCACTGTTTTCAGATGCAATCATTAACTTGGCTGGATCCCGTGTTCCTAAAGGTGCTTTCTTGAATATATCACATACACTTTTCCAATCAA
The genomic region above belongs to Desulfovibrio sp. UCD-KL4C and contains:
- a CDS encoding GNAT family N-acetyltransferase, which produces MEICLRFNLKNIDWKSVCDIFKKAPLGTRDPAKLMIASENSAVVCFAYDSERLIGFGRALSDGVTCAAIYDLCLLPEYQNKGVGRLIMNGLMEKLQNQNVILYAVPGKEGFYEKLGFKTMLTAMGSFIDMEKMKQMNYITKD